In Cumulibacter soli, the genomic window TCTTGCTGAGCACGCGGCCCGCGGCGCCGATACCCGCACAGTTGATCAATACGCGCAGCGGACGATCCTTGCTGGTCGCATCTTCGATCGCCGCAGCAACCTGATCGGAGTTGGTGATGTCGGTCTTGACGAAGGTTGCCGAGCCGCCGAGTTCGGCGACCAGAGCGTTGCCCTTGTCTTCGTTCAGGTCGACGATCGTGATGAGCGCGCCCTTCTCGGCCAGCGCGCGAGTGGTTGCCGCACCGAGTCCCGATGCGCCGCCGGTGACGATGGCGGAAACGCCTGAGAGATCCATGAATTGCCTTTCTAGTCCGATCCCCACCCGTTCGGGTCGGGGATTGTGTGCTCCGCGCACCGATGGGTGCTTAGAGCAGCCGATGGTGCTTAGAGCAGGTCGTCGCGGCCGCGTTCCTTCCAGGCCTCGACCGCATCCTTGACCCGTTGGGCCTCGGATCGTTTGACGACGAGGATGCAGGTGTCGGTCTCGACGACGACGACGTCCGGGACGCCGACCACGGTCACGGCTCTGCCGGTACCCGAAGTGGCGAAACTCCCCGGTGAGTCTAAAAGAAGGGTGTCGCGCGGCTGCGCGAGGCGGCTACCTTCGGCCAGGCCGAGCTCGGCGACCGTGTCCCAGTCCCCCATATCGCTCCATCCCATCCGCGCGGGCACGGTCGCGACGCGACCCTGCGCGGCGACCTGCTCGACGATGGCGTGGTCGATGCTGATCGACGGCATGTCCTGCCACACTTCGGTGAGGATCTCCCGAGCCGCCGCGTTATCGGTGTGCCAACTTTCGGCGACACGCTGCACTCGTTCGTATATCTGCGGGGCGTGGTGACGCACGTCCTCTAGCAGGTCGGCGGTACGACCGACGAACATGCCGGCGTTCCACAGGTGTCGCCCATCCTCGACGTACTCCTGCGCGGTCACCAAATCGGGCTTTTCTTTGAACGAGCGCACCGCGAGCGCCGCGCCGATGCCAAGCTCGTCACCGATTTCGATGTAGCCGTACCCGGTTTCGGCGTAGCGCGGCGGAACTCCGATGGTCACTAGGCGGCCGGTCGCCGCCACCTCGATTCCTGTGCGGACGGCGGCCCGGAAGGCGTCGCCGACGGAAATGAGGTGATCGGCGGCGAAACTGCCCATCACGGCCTCGGGGTCACGGGCGTGAATGATTGCGGCAGCGAGCGCGATCGCCGGTCCGCTGTTACGTCCGGCCGGCTCGACGACCAGGTTCCGCGGTGGCACCGACGGTATTTGCTCGGCGATCGCCATCTTGTGCGCGGGCCCGCAGACGACGTAAGTCTGTTCGGGCGGCGACAGCGGGCCGAGTCGCGCGAGAGTGAGCTGCATGAGTGACCGCTCGTCCGCGCCGAGACGGTGTAGGAACTTCGGCGAACTCTGTCGGCTCAGTGGCCACAGTCGCGTTCCACTGCCACCGGCAGGGATGACGGGGTAGAAGCGGCTCATGTATCCCTGCTCGTCTCGTTGCTCGGTAGTTCGTCGGCGCCGCGTCGTGGCGGCGCCCCGCCGCGGACGGTGGCCGAGCGCTGCGCGATCGCCTGACGCGCGGCCAACCCGCATCGCAGTACCAACCGCAATGGCGCCCACCGCAGACCGGAGTAACGCCTGGAGAGGTAGCGGTACGCGCTGCGGTGGTGTTCGGCGACCATCCGGGAAGGCTCCCGGTTAGCGGCGTGGCCTTGATTGTGTAGTACGACGGTGCCTGGCGCGTAGACCACCTCGTGTCCCTCATCGTGCAGTCGCGCGCACAGATCGACGTCCTCGAAGTACATGAAGTATCCGGCGTCGAATCCGCCGAGCGAGTCGAACGCGTCCTTACGCATCAGCATGCAGGAGCCGGAGATCCATCCCGTGGTGCGCTCACCGATCGCTTCGGCTTCGGCGCGGTAGGTGCGGGTCCATGGGTTCGTCGGCCAGATCGCGCCGAAAATGGCGTGCCCGGCACCGATGCCGATGCTCGGCAGCAGCCGCGCCGAGGGGTACAGCTCATCGTCCGCAGTGGTGATGGCCGGGCCGATCGCCGCCGCGTTCGGCCAGCGGCGCGCCGCATCCAGCAGCGCATCGATGCTTCCGGGGCCCCACACCAGATCCGGGTTGGCCACGAGGATCCAGTCCGTGACTACCTCGGCGGCACCGATATTCGCAGCAGAGCCGAACCCGAGGTTGCTGCCGGTTCGGATCAGCTCGACCCCGTCGCGTCCTTCCGCGGCTTCGACCGACCCGTCTACCGACCCGTTGTCGACCATGATGACGCGCGGCGGGCACTGCGCTGCATCCTGCAGGGAGTCCAGGAACGCGGCCAGGTGCTCGCCGGGTGAGAACGTCACGACCACCACGGTGACCTCATCGACCGCCCTCACCGGCGGCGGCGTGTTCATTCAGAATCCAGTTCGAACAACTCGCGTACGACGCG contains:
- a CDS encoding glycosyltransferase family 2 protein, which gives rise to MNTPPPVRAVDEVTVVVVTFSPGEHLAAFLDSLQDAAQCPPRVIMVDNGSVDGSVEAAEGRDGVELIRTGSNLGFGSAANIGAAEVVTDWILVANPDLVWGPGSIDALLDAARRWPNAAAIGPAITTADDELYPSARLLPSIGIGAGHAIFGAIWPTNPWTRTYRAEAEAIGERTTGWISGSCMLMRKDAFDSLGGFDAGYFMYFEDVDLCARLHDEGHEVVYAPGTVVLHNQGHAANREPSRMVAEHHRSAYRYLSRRYSGLRWAPLRLVLRCGLAARQAIAQRSATVRGGAPPRRGADELPSNETSRDT
- a CDS encoding mannose-1-phosphate guanylyltransferase, which gives rise to MSRFYPVIPAGGSGTRLWPLSRQSSPKFLHRLGADERSLMQLTLARLGPLSPPEQTYVVCGPAHKMAIAEQIPSVPPRNLVVEPAGRNSGPAIALAAAIIHARDPEAVMGSFAADHLISVGDAFRAAVRTGIEVAATGRLVTIGVPPRYAETGYGYIEIGDELGIGAALAVRSFKEKPDLVTAQEYVEDGRHLWNAGMFVGRTADLLEDVRHHAPQIYERVQRVAESWHTDNAAAREILTEVWQDMPSISIDHAIVEQVAAQGRVATVPARMGWSDMGDWDTVAELGLAEGSRLAQPRDTLLLDSPGSFATSGTGRAVTVVGVPDVVVVETDTCILVVKRSEAQRVKDAVEAWKERGRDDLL